One Thermodesulfovibrionia bacterium DNA window includes the following coding sequences:
- a CDS encoding 4Fe-4S dicluster domain-containing protein: MSKYVMVIDQRRCIGCMACIVACKAENDVPEEHFRTRVIQEVEGQFPKLRMELRSELCNHCDNPPCVYNCPTGASYKDKETGMVLLKKNRCVGCKACIASCPYDARYIDPRHGYADKCTFCSHRVAKGKEPACVQTCIGRSRIFGDIEDPESEVSVLLREHHFEVLKPAAGTEPKVYYINRILKG, encoded by the coding sequence ATGTCTAAATACGTAATGGTTATAGACCAGAGAAGATGCATCGGCTGCATGGCATGTATAGTCGCGTGCAAGGCTGAGAACGATGTGCCTGAGGAGCATTTCAGGACAAGGGTCATTCAGGAAGTAGAGGGCCAATTCCCAAAGCTCAGGATGGAGCTTCGTTCGGAATTGTGCAACCACTGCGATAACCCGCCATGCGTTTACAACTGCCCTACAGGCGCGTCATACAAAGATAAAGAGACCGGGATGGTCTTGTTAAAGAAGAACAGATGTGTCGGCTGCAAGGCCTGCATAGCCTCATGCCCTTATGACGCGAGATATATAGACCCACGCCACGGTTACGCTGATAAGTGCACATTCTGCTCGCACAGGGTTGCCAAGGGCAAGGAGCCGGCGTGCGTTCAGACATGCATAGGAAGGTCAAGAATATTCGGAGATATAGAGGATCCGGAAAGCGAGGTCTCAGTTCTTCTTCGTGAGCATCACTTTGAAGTATTGAAACCTGCCGCCGGAACCGAACCGAAGGTATATTACATTAACAGGATATTAAAGGGGTAA
- a CDS encoding molybdopterin-dependent oxidoreductase: MPISRRDFLKYTSIAAAGTAVSFSDAELFSHLFAITPESNEDVRYIPTYCEVCFWNCGAVAAVVDGKVKKLEGNPYDPRSRGKLCARGNAGIGELYDDDRLKHPMIRTGARGDGKYREASWDEALNYTAEKMIKIKNEYGPESVAFMMHGGITTHLMNLGKAFGSPNFGFPSYGQCRAARMVAYDLTYGADVGSPERVDMANSRVIVFFGTHLGENMHNSQVQDFTEALGNRAKIIVVDPRFSTAAGKADHWLPIRPGADMALMLAWINIIISEGLYDSEYVNKYTTGFDELKESVKEYTPEWASKETDLPADIIVETARELGRYAPSVCIHPGRFTAWHGNDTQRERCIAILGAILGTWGRKGGIYLASKAPLSGVAGMSYPVPSKVSIAKGPHHFAQPQLMQAVRRTTITADPYPIKGWVVAGTNILRAVPNPVKSIEAIMKLDLLVAIDIRPLDTAMMADVILPECTYLERHDSLKIDRGVSLSVGIRQPVVEPLYKSKAGWWICKELGNRLGVGEYFPYETYEGHIKKECSAMGIDYDELTRVGTKFYPGSDNPYITNENQPVFKTPSGKIELYSSQLAAQGFDPIPKYNRIEQPEKGWFRLLSGRSPVHSFSRTANNQKLFELFEENVLWLNARIASSMGIMDGQNIILVNSDNVRSEIIKAKVTQRIRNDCVYMVHGFGAKSRLLSRARGRGADDSRLMTRFVSDPISGSTGMRVNFVRIEKA, translated from the coding sequence ATGCCAATATCAAGAAGAGATTTTCTAAAATACACATCAATTGCTGCCGCGGGAACTGCTGTATCCTTTTCTGATGCTGAATTGTTCAGCCATCTCTTCGCCATCACCCCTGAGTCTAATGAAGATGTCAGGTATATTCCGACTTACTGCGAGGTCTGTTTCTGGAACTGCGGCGCTGTAGCCGCGGTTGTGGACGGCAAAGTCAAAAAGCTCGAGGGCAATCCCTATGACCCAAGGTCAAGGGGAAAGCTCTGCGCCAGAGGCAACGCAGGCATAGGAGAGCTTTATGATGATGACAGGCTCAAGCATCCCATGATAAGGACAGGCGCTCGCGGTGACGGTAAATACAGGGAGGCCTCATGGGACGAAGCCCTGAATTATACTGCTGAGAAGATGATAAAGATAAAGAATGAGTATGGACCGGAGTCTGTAGCATTCATGATGCACGGAGGCATAACAACACACCTGATGAATTTGGGCAAGGCGTTCGGCAGTCCGAATTTCGGATTTCCGTCTTATGGCCAATGCAGGGCTGCAAGGATGGTCGCCTATGACCTCACATACGGCGCTGATGTGGGTTCTCCCGAACGCGTGGATATGGCAAACAGCAGGGTAATCGTATTTTTCGGAACACACCTCGGAGAGAATATGCATAACTCCCAGGTTCAGGATTTCACAGAAGCACTTGGCAACAGGGCAAAGATAATTGTTGTGGACCCGAGGTTCTCTACAGCCGCAGGCAAGGCTGACCACTGGCTGCCGATAAGGCCGGGCGCTGATATGGCGCTGATGCTTGCCTGGATAAATATAATTATCAGCGAAGGCCTTTATGACAGTGAGTATGTTAACAAATACACCACAGGTTTTGACGAGCTCAAAGAGTCAGTAAAGGAGTATACTCCCGAGTGGGCCTCAAAAGAGACCGATCTGCCGGCTGACATTATAGTTGAGACTGCAAGAGAACTTGGCAGATACGCACCTTCAGTATGTATCCATCCAGGAAGGTTTACGGCATGGCACGGCAACGATACTCAGCGTGAGAGATGCATCGCGATATTGGGTGCGATACTCGGCACATGGGGAAGAAAGGGCGGGATATACCTTGCTTCTAAAGCACCGCTGTCAGGTGTTGCAGGCATGAGCTATCCTGTCCCGTCAAAGGTGTCAATTGCAAAAGGCCCTCATCATTTTGCGCAGCCTCAGCTTATGCAGGCTGTGCGGAGAACAACAATAACCGCTGACCCATATCCTATTAAAGGATGGGTAGTGGCAGGAACCAATATCCTGAGGGCTGTTCCGAATCCGGTAAAGAGCATAGAAGCTATCATGAAACTTGACCTCCTGGTCGCGATAGATATAAGGCCGCTGGATACTGCGATGATGGCTGATGTGATACTTCCGGAGTGCACATATCTTGAAAGGCACGACTCTCTCAAGATCGACAGAGGCGTGTCATTGTCAGTCGGCATCAGACAGCCTGTTGTAGAACCGCTATACAAATCAAAAGCCGGGTGGTGGATATGCAAGGAACTCGGCAACAGGCTTGGTGTTGGCGAATACTTCCCTTATGAAACATATGAGGGACATATTAAAAAAGAGTGCTCTGCCATGGGCATTGACTACGATGAACTTACAAGGGTCGGAACCAAATTTTACCCTGGAAGTGATAATCCTTATATCACAAACGAGAACCAGCCTGTATTTAAGACACCTTCAGGCAAGATCGAGCTTTACAGCAGCCAGCTTGCGGCACAAGGCTTTGACCCTATACCGAAATATAACCGCATTGAGCAGCCGGAAAAGGGATGGTTCAGGCTGCTCTCAGGCCGCTCGCCTGTACATTCTTTTTCAAGGACCGCAAATAACCAGAAGCTCTTTGAGCTCTTTGAGGAGAATGTACTCTGGTTAAATGCCAGGATTGCTTCAAGTATGGGGATTATGGACGGGCAGAATATTATTCTGGTCAATTCTGACAATGTAAGGTCTGAGATTATTAAAGCAAAGGTCACTCAGAGGATAAGAAATGACTGTGTCTATATGGTGCACGGCTTCGGCGCAAAGAGCAGGCTGCTCAGCAGGGCGCGCGGAAGAGGCGCTGACGACAGCAGGCTTATGACCAGGTTCGTGTCTGACCCGATAAGCGGCTCAACAGGCATGCGTGTGAATTTCGTGAGGATAGAGAAGGCGTAA
- a CDS encoding M23 family metallopeptidase, which translates to MSGYVSKSSGGIFKKLSITVVLLFILLAIGYAAYKLFFIPAPVIEGTDAFKFISSNKTVVLNAKNLKSIVISISQNGKTAELLRDVTPISDKKYSIQVKTKELQLSDGPAKISIVASSGGFREAKQEIDSVIDTTPPTLDVLMSPYMVTVGGGGFIAVKSKDADAVFVRLKDYRFEGYKAADNPGADGAFEYYIFFPVLLDIVEGGTIHAVAEDMAGNQRVRAVDTKIIGKTYSASSINISDTFINTAVVSILNITSTSDPVGSFKEVNEKMRAENVAKLREIAKVTESKMLWEGNFLQMKNSQVMAKYGDKRDYIYNGRKISESVHLGYDLAANANSPVEAANTGIVRFAGDLGIYGNTVAIDHGMALMSIYSHLSEIMVKEGDEVKKGAVIARSGATGFAGGDHLHFGILIHGHETSPIFWWDTHWLKVNIFDYLEKGNPQT; encoded by the coding sequence ATGAGCGGTTATGTAAGTAAAAGCAGTGGTGGTATCTTTAAGAAGTTATCAATAACGGTTGTGCTCTTATTCATCCTTCTTGCTATCGGTTATGCCGCGTATAAATTATTCTTTATCCCGGCTCCGGTGATCGAAGGAACTGATGCATTTAAATTTATCTCTTCCAATAAGACGGTTGTGCTGAATGCAAAGAACCTGAAGTCTATTGTGATATCGATCAGCCAGAATGGAAAGACTGCCGAGCTGTTAAGGGATGTGACGCCGATCAGTGATAAGAAATATTCAATTCAGGTTAAGACAAAGGAGCTGCAGCTTAGCGACGGCCCTGCAAAGATCTCCATAGTCGCATCATCGGGCGGTTTCAGGGAGGCCAAGCAAGAGATAGACTCTGTAATCGATACCACCCCGCCTACTCTTGATGTATTGATGTCTCCGTATATGGTCACTGTCGGAGGCGGCGGCTTCATCGCCGTCAAGTCTAAGGATGCTGATGCTGTATTTGTTAGATTAAAGGATTACCGGTTTGAAGGCTATAAAGCGGCTGATAACCCGGGCGCTGACGGGGCTTTTGAGTACTATATCTTCTTCCCTGTGCTCCTTGATATTGTTGAAGGAGGCACTATTCACGCAGTTGCGGAAGACATGGCCGGCAATCAGAGGGTCAGGGCTGTTGATACAAAGATAATCGGGAAGACGTACAGCGCGTCTTCGATAAATATTTCAGACACATTTATAAACACGGCTGTTGTCTCGATCCTGAACATCACGAGCACTTCTGATCCGGTCGGTTCATTCAAAGAGGTTAATGAGAAGATGAGGGCTGAAAATGTTGCAAAGCTGCGTGAGATAGCCAAGGTCACAGAATCGAAGATGCTTTGGGAGGGGAACTTCCTTCAGATGAAGAACAGCCAGGTCATGGCAAAGTACGGGGATAAGAGAGATTATATATACAACGGCAGAAAGATAAGCGAGAGCGTCCATCTCGGGTATGACCTTGCCGCAAACGCGAATTCTCCTGTTGAAGCTGCCAACACCGGCATCGTCAGGTTTGCGGGAGATCTGGGTATATACGGCAACACCGTAGCGATAGATCACGGAATGGCGCTCATGAGCATTTACTCTCATCTTTCGGAGATCATGGTAAAGGAAGGCGACGAGGTCAAGAAGGGCGCTGTCATAGCCAGGTCAGGGGCTACCGGTTTTGCAGGCGGAGACCACCTCCATTTCGGTATACTTATACACGGCCATGAAACATCGCCTATCTTCTGGTGGGACACCCACTGGCTCAAAGTAAATATATTTGATTATCTGGAGAAAGGTAATCCTCAGACATAA
- a CDS encoding DUF362 domain-containing protein has translation MAKTDVYLAKTEDPYIGACEALDALGFSVTGKSVYIKPNLTGGRPCYEGMTVNTGLVRAVIERIHDAPRITIGESCSDTVTAFNELGYRELVEEFPNVRLEDIREAEIVWKKIPKPYHTKEMPFNATVLKHDYVVNIAKMKTHSLAGVTLCMKNIFGCVPLRKQKLMYHPFIRKAIMDMNQIIKSDFCLVDGVWGNEFDEVQSTPKYTGVVLAGENILAVDITAAAVMGIDLYDNETYKMALELWGRPEINLLGSPVEHLEVKYRQGCLFSTRLRYIKETTASLLYRAVYKH, from the coding sequence ATGGCTAAAACAGACGTATACCTTGCTAAAACAGAAGACCCTTACATCGGAGCATGCGAAGCACTTGACGCACTCGGCTTCAGCGTAACGGGAAAGAGTGTCTATATAAAACCCAATCTTACCGGCGGAAGGCCATGCTATGAGGGCATGACGGTTAATACCGGCCTTGTGAGGGCAGTGATAGAGCGGATCCATGACGCACCAAGAATAACCATTGGCGAGTCATGCAGTGATACAGTAACAGCTTTTAACGAGCTCGGCTACCGCGAGCTTGTTGAGGAGTTCCCGAATGTCCGCCTTGAAGATATCCGCGAGGCGGAGATAGTCTGGAAAAAGATACCAAAGCCTTACCACACAAAAGAGATGCCTTTTAATGCCACCGTATTAAAGCATGACTATGTCGTCAACATCGCAAAGATGAAGACCCACTCGCTGGCAGGCGTGACATTATGCATGAAGAACATCTTCGGCTGCGTCCCGCTACGCAAGCAAAAGCTCATGTACCATCCATTCATAAGAAAGGCGATCATGGATATGAACCAGATAATAAAAAGTGACTTCTGCCTTGTTGACGGAGTATGGGGAAATGAGTTTGACGAAGTGCAGAGCACACCTAAATATACAGGCGTTGTGCTTGCGGGAGAGAATATACTTGCAGTTGATATTACCGCTGCCGCAGTAATGGGCATCGACCTTTATGACAACGAAACATATAAGATGGCGTTGGAGCTTTGGGGCAGGCCTGAGATAAATTTGCTCGGCTCGCCTGTCGAGCATCTTGAGGTGAAGTACAGGCAGGGATGCCTATTCTCAACAAGGCTCAGATACATTAAAGAGACAACCGCAAGCCTGCTGTACAGGGCGGTTTATAAACATTAA
- a CDS encoding rhodanese-like domain-containing protein encodes MPYTRNWNIPLECITKEELLDRINNKSDYIIVDTIGNYHGNKHKIKTSTTIDYPTVIDRRKELAGHSEIIIYCKHKDCVASKKVASALISLNVKNVKVYEGGIDEWVEHNLPIEEV; translated from the coding sequence ATGCCTTACACAAGAAATTGGAACATCCCGCTTGAATGCATAACAAAGGAAGAACTCTTAGACCGCATTAACAATAAATCAGACTATATTATTGTTGACACCATCGGCAATTATCATGGGAATAAACATAAGATAAAAACCTCAACCACTATTGATTACCCGACTGTCATAGACAGAAGAAAAGAACTGGCAGGACACAGCGAGATAATAATCTACTGCAAACACAAAGACTGCGTCGCCTCAAAAAAAGTCGCATCTGCGCTCATATCTTTGAATGTGAAGAACGTGAAGGTGTATGAAGGCGGGATAGATGAATGGGTTGAGCATAACCTGCCGATTGAAGAAGTGTGA
- the truA gene encoding tRNA pseudouridine(38-40) synthase TruA: MRNIKLVLEYDGSRYKGWQRQTSIKSTVQGRIEHVLQLMTEEKIELHGSGRTDTGVHALGQVANFHTQSQKELSEIEEYLHKYLPEDINLLEIEEMPERFHSRLNAKGKNYLYRIWNHPFKKNIFNRGYYLQVKKPLNVEEMKRAAELFVGTKDFRSFTALKSKNKSTVRTISKIEILKKESEITLNFSGDGFLHKMIRVITGTIIQVGLGELSVSEVKEMFEKEKRSEAGFTAPPHALFLVKVIY, encoded by the coding sequence ATGCGTAACATAAAACTTGTTTTGGAATACGATGGCAGCCGTTATAAAGGATGGCAGCGCCAGACGTCTATTAAAAGCACGGTTCAGGGAAGGATTGAGCATGTGCTGCAGCTGATGACTGAAGAGAAGATCGAGCTTCACGGATCAGGTCGTACTGACACAGGAGTGCATGCCCTGGGACAAGTTGCGAATTTTCATACTCAAAGTCAAAAGGAACTTTCAGAAATAGAGGAGTATCTACATAAATACCTTCCTGAAGATATCAATCTCCTTGAGATCGAGGAGATGCCTGAACGTTTCCATTCAAGGCTGAATGCAAAAGGGAAAAACTACCTATACCGGATCTGGAACCATCCTTTTAAAAAGAATATCTTCAACAGGGGCTATTATCTTCAAGTAAAAAAACCTCTAAATGTTGAAGAGATGAAACGGGCTGCGGAGCTGTTTGTCGGGACCAAAGACTTTCGAAGTTTTACCGCCTTGAAGTCAAAGAACAAATCGACCGTAAGGACTATCTCAAAGATCGAGATCCTTAAAAAAGAGAGTGAGATCACTCTCAATTTTTCAGGAGATGGTTTTCTTCATAAGATGATCAGGGTGATCACCGGGACGATCATTCAAGTTGGTTTAGGTGAGCTTTCTGTTTCAGAAGTTAAAGAGATGTTTGAAAAGGAAAAGCGCTCAGAGGCCGGCTTTACTGCTCCTCCTCATGCCTTGTTTCTGGTTAAGGTCATTTATTGA
- the hypF gene encoding carbamoyltransferase HypF has product MRLKINITGVVQGVGFRPFIYRLAKEIGLNGYVCNDAGGVVVEVEGKEPLLTDFLLRIEKEKPALSRIYGMHHSFLHDKGFNEFVIKESEREGEIRVSVLPDIATCDECLRDVSDRDDRRFAYPFTNCTNCGPRFTIIKDLPYDRKNTSMKNFRMCSDCESEYGDHSDRRFHAQPDACPVCGPEVSLFDNKGKAVSSKDEAIEQCVALINEGNIIAIKGLGGYHLLCDAWNAESITKLREKKQREERPVAVMFPGIGSIKAEAHVSILEERALFSVERPIVILRKKKGARLPDSISPGNDTIGAFLPYTPLHHIILQKLKRPVVATSANISDEPIAKDEDDAFKRLSGIADYFLIHDRKIIRRCDDSIVRIIADRQMPIRRSRGFAPLPVILPFKLKKPVLALGSYLNNTIAVGIDDKVYLSQHIGDLETPRAMEFYEETVNDFLMLFNIKPEVVVADMHPRYFSTIFGEKHYKDKLVKVQHHFAHILSCMAENDIQKDEEVIGFAFDGTGYGTDKTVWGSEVLIASYSGFKRLYHLHPYRLPGGEKAVKEPFRTALSLLYETFEDSSGFDLLSLSEQEKKFYLDMIRKGVNSPLTTSMGRLFDGVASIVGLKHHVSYHAQAAVMLEQAASRSDEDGGYLFSINEGIIDFRPMIREIVKDKQSGVSTDAIAKIFHNTIIEIIISLAESLRNETGINKVALSGGVFQNAILLSGAFNKLKEKGFTPLIHQLVPSNDGGISLGQVVAVHFQ; this is encoded by the coding sequence ATGAGGCTGAAGATCAATATAACAGGTGTTGTGCAGGGCGTCGGCTTCAGGCCGTTCATCTACAGGCTTGCCAAAGAGATCGGGCTGAACGGGTATGTCTGCAATGACGCAGGCGGAGTTGTTGTCGAAGTTGAAGGTAAGGAGCCTCTGCTAACAGACTTTCTCCTGCGCATTGAGAAGGAGAAACCGGCGCTCTCCAGAATATACGGCATGCATCATTCCTTTCTGCATGATAAGGGATTTAATGAGTTTGTAATTAAAGAGAGTGAGAGAGAAGGTGAGATCAGAGTCTCTGTTCTCCCTGACATAGCGACCTGTGATGAATGCTTGCGGGATGTTTCAGATAGAGACGACAGAAGGTTTGCTTATCCTTTTACCAACTGCACAAACTGCGGACCGCGCTTTACCATCATAAAAGACCTGCCATATGACAGAAAGAATACATCCATGAAGAATTTCAGGATGTGTTCTGATTGCGAGAGTGAGTATGGCGACCATTCAGACAGAAGGTTCCATGCCCAGCCTGACGCATGCCCTGTCTGCGGGCCTGAGGTTTCTTTGTTTGACAATAAAGGTAAAGCTGTAAGCAGTAAAGATGAGGCTATTGAGCAATGCGTTGCACTTATAAACGAAGGCAACATCATCGCCATAAAGGGATTAGGCGGTTATCATCTTTTATGTGACGCATGGAATGCTGAATCAATAACGAAACTGAGAGAGAAAAAGCAGAGGGAAGAGAGGCCGGTTGCTGTCATGTTCCCTGGCATTGGATCAATAAAGGCTGAGGCGCATGTCAGCATACTTGAAGAACGTGCCTTGTTCTCTGTCGAGCGGCCGATTGTCATTCTCAGAAAGAAGAAAGGGGCGAGGCTTCCTGATTCGATCTCTCCGGGCAATGACACCATAGGCGCATTCCTTCCATACACGCCCCTTCACCACATAATATTACAGAAGCTGAAAAGGCCTGTTGTGGCAACGAGCGCCAATATTTCAGATGAGCCGATTGCAAAGGATGAAGATGACGCATTCAAAAGGCTTTCAGGCATTGCTGATTATTTTTTAATTCATGACAGAAAGATAATCAGGAGATGTGATGATTCAATTGTAAGGATAATTGCTGACCGGCAGATGCCGATAAGGCGCTCAAGAGGATTTGCTCCACTGCCTGTCATATTGCCCTTCAAACTAAAAAAGCCGGTGCTTGCGCTTGGTTCTTACCTGAACAATACGATCGCTGTCGGCATTGATGACAAGGTTTATTTATCACAGCATATAGGAGATCTTGAAACACCGCGTGCAATGGAGTTCTACGAGGAGACGGTCAATGACTTTTTGATGCTCTTCAATATCAAGCCTGAGGTGGTTGTCGCGGACATGCATCCGCGATACTTCAGCACAATATTTGGAGAGAAGCATTACAAAGATAAGCTTGTAAAAGTCCAGCACCATTTCGCGCATATACTTTCATGCATGGCTGAAAATGATATTCAGAAGGATGAAGAGGTGATTGGATTTGCATTTGACGGAACAGGCTACGGAACTGACAAGACGGTATGGGGCAGCGAGGTTCTGATCGCTTCATATTCAGGCTTCAAAAGGTTATATCATCTTCATCCTTACCGCCTGCCCGGAGGAGAGAAGGCTGTTAAAGAACCTTTCAGAACAGCTTTGTCTTTACTCTATGAGACATTCGAAGATTCTTCCGGGTTTGATCTTCTCTCTTTGTCTGAACAGGAGAAGAAATTTTATTTAGATATGATAAGAAAAGGTGTTAACTCGCCTTTGACAACAAGCATGGGAAGGCTCTTTGACGGCGTTGCTTCAATTGTCGGTTTAAAGCATCATGTGTCGTATCACGCTCAGGCGGCTGTCATGCTTGAGCAGGCGGCTTCACGCTCAGATGAAGATGGAGGTTATCTCTTCAGCATAAATGAGGGTATCATAGACTTCCGGCCAATGATCAGAGAGATTGTGAAAGATAAACAATCAGGAGTTTCAACAGATGCCATAGCAAAGATATTTCACAACACAATTATTGAGATAATAATATCTCTTGCAGAGTCATTAAGAAATGAAACAGGCATTAATAAGGTTGCTCTTTCAGGCGGGGTATTTCAGAACGCGATACTTCTCTCCGGGGCATTTAATAAATTAAAGGAGAAAGGTTTTACTCCTCTGATCCATCAGCTTGTTCCATCAAATGACGGCGGGATTTCACTTGGGCAGGTTGTAGCTGTCCACTTTCAATAA
- a CDS encoding threonyl-tRNA synthetase editing domain-containing protein has protein sequence MRLILYYAPSFWFKTYKKILDDVPDHDMEEMVENVVVVFYQAEEGDSEKKSSVISKFVKNVKWVAGKFDTKTIVLHSFSHLSMSKAAPELTNEIITDVKERLSRTGYTITETPFGYLNEWKMHVAGESLAKVFKEF, from the coding sequence ATGAGGCTCATACTTTACTACGCGCCGTCATTCTGGTTTAAGACATACAAAAAGATCCTTGACGATGTGCCTGACCATGATATGGAAGAAATGGTCGAGAACGTTGTTGTGGTATTTTATCAGGCAGAGGAAGGAGACAGTGAGAAGAAGAGCAGCGTCATATCCAAATTCGTAAAGAACGTCAAATGGGTCGCCGGAAAGTTTGATACTAAAACCATCGTGCTCCATTCCTTCAGCCACCTCTCAATGTCAAAGGCCGCACCGGAATTGACGAATGAGATAATCACGGATGTAAAGGAACGCCTCTCAAGAACAGGCTACACAATTACTGAAACACCTTTCGGATATCTGAATGAATGGAAGATGCACGTGGCAGGCGAGTCTCTGGCAAAGGTATTTAAAGAGTTTTAG
- the hypD gene encoding hydrogenase formation protein HypD gives MLKKSEKIIKHIHSLVPHDRKVKIMNVCGSHEHTIAFSGMRSLMPQNLELIPGPGCPVCVCPESDIINAINLSKRDDIILVTYGDMLRVPSKIGSIRSIGKNYRMITSPFEAITIAKNHADKKIVFFSIGFETTTAPTAAILEMGVPDNLYILSSHRLTPAIMEILVKDADIGIDGFIAPGHVSAIVGSNAWNVFSEKYGIPTVVAGFEAENLLLGIADILRQIKDGVARTTNVYSSVVKPEGNIQAQRIMHKYFEVSSVNWRGIGYIPDSGLELKSEYFVKDARKVFELKDVKEEKIPGCICGEVILGKAYPSKCKLFKKACTPQSPAGPCMVSQEGSCNIWYRTS, from the coding sequence ATGTTGAAGAAATCAGAAAAGATCATAAAGCACATCCACTCACTTGTCCCGCATGACCGCAAGGTAAAGATAATGAATGTCTGCGGCTCGCATGAGCATACGATAGCGTTTTCAGGTATGAGGAGTTTAATGCCGCAAAACCTTGAACTCATTCCCGGCCCCGGATGCCCTGTATGCGTCTGTCCGGAAAGCGATATCATCAACGCCATAAACCTTTCAAAAAGAGATGATATAATTCTCGTTACATACGGCGATATGCTGAGAGTGCCGTCAAAGATCGGGTCGATAAGAAGCATTGGGAAGAACTACAGGATGATCACATCGCCTTTTGAAGCGATCACTATCGCGAAGAATCATGCTGACAAAAAGATCGTCTTCTTCTCAATAGGATTTGAGACGACGACCGCGCCCACAGCGGCGATACTTGAAATGGGCGTTCCGGATAACCTTTATATCCTAAGCTCTCACAGGCTGACACCTGCGATAATGGAGATACTTGTGAAGGATGCTGATATCGGCATAGACGGTTTCATCGCTCCGGGCCATGTGTCTGCTATTGTCGGCTCAAACGCGTGGAATGTATTTTCTGAAAAATACGGCATTCCTACAGTTGTAGCGGGTTTTGAGGCGGAGAACCTTCTGCTCGGCATCGCTGATATATTGAGGCAGATCAAAGACGGCGTTGCACGAACAACCAATGTCTATAGCAGCGTTGTAAAGCCGGAAGGCAACATACAGGCACAGAGGATAATGCATAAATATTTTGAGGTCTCAAGCGTGAACTGGCGGGGCATAGGCTATATCCCTGATTCAGGGCTTGAGCTGAAGAGCGAGTATTTCGTAAAAGATGCAAGAAAAGTTTTTGAACTTAAAGATGTTAAGGAAGAGAAGATTCCGGGATGTATCTGCGGCGAAGTCATACTCGGCAAGGCTTATCCGTCAAAATGCAAACTATTTAAAAAGGCATGCACTCCGCAAAGTCCCGCAGGCCCATGCATGGTTTCTCAGGAAGGCTCATGCAATATCTGGTACAGGACGAGTTAA